In the genome of Deinococcus psychrotolerans, one region contains:
- a CDS encoding IS630 family transposase (programmed frameshift), whose product MNTVGIRGYSLELRTRIVALVLGGASPGEAAKHFSVHVDTVKSYLKRHHQNTLHIVATPTGRRRTVMALHEQQLLAQLETHRDATLQEHADMLETITGLKISYKTVDRVFRRHKITHKKTLVARERREELRSQFLTDLAPYLQTPDRLVFLDESGFHIAMTRGYSRAPSNERAVDRVPRNRGRNQTLICALSLAGPQAAIVLDGIAFEWYVREILCPTLKPGQVVVMDNLSSHHRASIRTLIQTHGSEVMFTSPYSPDFNPIELMFFKLKALVRGGAWRVVTVVTELYDAIGVALGAVSETDIQHWFKHAHPKILL is encoded by the exons ATGAATACAGTAGGAATACGTGGGTACAGTTTGGAACTTAGGACTCGGATTGTCGCATTGGTGCTGGGTGGCGCTTCGCCGGGTGAAGCGGCAAAACATTTTTCTGTCCATGTTGATACTGTCAAAAGCTATTTGAAACGGCACCACCAAAATACCCTGCATATTGTTGCCACACCGACGGGCCGTCGCCGTACGGTGATGGCCCTCCATGAGCAACAGCTTCTTGCACAGCTTGAAACCCACCGAGATGCGACGTTGCAAGAACACGCGGACATGCTGGAAACTATCACCGGGTTGAAGATCAGTTACAAAACGGTTGACCGGGTCTTTCGCCGCCACAAGATCACCCAC AAAAAAACACTGGTCGCCAGAGAACGCCGTGAGGAACTGCGTTCGCAGTTCCTCACTGACCTTGCACCGTACCTCCAAACGCCTGACCGATTGGTCTTTCTTGATGAAAGTGGGTTCCATATCGCGATGACGCGTGGATATAGCCGTGCGCCGAGCAATGAGCGTGCCGTTGACCGCGTTCCGCGAAATCGTGGGCGAAATCAGACCTTGATCTGTGCACTGAGCTTGGCAGGGCCGCAGGCCGCCATCGTCCTTGATGGCATAGCGTTTGAATGGTATGTTCGCGAAATACTGTGTCCAACGTTAAAGCCAGGGCAAGTGGTGGTGATGGACAATCTCTCGTCACATCATCGAGCGTCCATTCGGACGCTCATCCAAACGCATGGAAGTGAGGTCATGTTTACCTCACCCTACAGTCCGGATTTCAACCCGATTGAACTCATGTTTTTCAAGTTGAAGGCACTGGTTCGGGGTGGGGCTTGGCGAGTCGTGACAGTCGTGACGGAGCTTTATGATGCCATCGGCGTTGCCTTAGGTGCCGTGTCAGAGACAGATATTCAACACTGGTTCAAACATGCTCATCCTAAGATTCTATTATGA
- a CDS encoding tetratricopeptide repeat-containing diguanylate cyclase, whose translation MAEAWACRRSDSKRTVDLARAARQVIEELADLAQAALCLGYGLMRLGEYASALGEVQQALELFGELGDQDGQRKSLNVLGILQCEGGDLIASLKTFIQTRQLSAALGNVQGEIEALNNIGIVYNSMGDSTNTLECYLTTLPLSQQHGLRDVECQTLINLSVAYHDLGRYSEALAAAQSSLEVEAGSEPTLRALALHNAGRAHFGMQAYSLAQTCHQEALAMFTAVGDQAACAEVYVELGRVAQQQLDLTGAQALYEHSLALRQKVGEVRGQAESWLRLGELLGRLRQTDAALNALHEARTFAAQSQARTELCAADLALCQMYRQAGQHREALHHLEQHLQTKEVLFNDASDQRLQRLRLEFDVEQAGHERDLAERLSADLQQLNLELERTNNKLEAAHQQTSLLLAQVEHQANEDALTGLANRRAFDAATERLQNDLLARYGGEEFVILMQGADAATTQAVCERLRRSIEDYPWAAVRTGLRVTLSLGAATAHLDGSPEGLIQAADEALYEAKHAGRNRIRLHSPGNTERRLYRQSIKNKDLG comes from the coding sequence TTGGCTGAAGCGTGGGCTTGCCGCCGTAGCGATTCCAAGCGCACGGTCGACTTGGCGCGGGCGGCGCGGCAGGTCATTGAGGAACTGGCTGATCTGGCCCAGGCCGCGCTGTGCTTGGGGTACGGCTTGATGCGCCTTGGCGAATACGCTTCAGCGCTCGGAGAAGTTCAGCAGGCGCTGGAGCTGTTCGGTGAACTCGGCGACCAAGATGGACAGCGCAAAAGCTTAAATGTGCTGGGCATTCTGCAGTGTGAAGGCGGCGACTTGATCGCCTCACTCAAGACCTTTATCCAGACGCGGCAACTCAGCGCGGCGCTGGGCAATGTTCAAGGTGAAATCGAAGCGCTCAATAACATCGGCATTGTGTACAACTCAATGGGCGACTCGACCAACACGCTCGAATGCTACCTGACGACCTTGCCGCTGAGTCAACAGCACGGCCTTAGAGATGTCGAGTGCCAAACGCTGATCAATCTCAGCGTCGCTTATCACGATTTAGGCCGCTACAGCGAAGCGCTGGCCGCCGCTCAAAGCAGCCTTGAGGTCGAAGCCGGAAGCGAACCCACCCTGCGGGCTTTAGCGCTGCACAACGCTGGAAGGGCGCATTTCGGGATGCAGGCTTACTCCTTGGCCCAAACCTGCCACCAAGAAGCTCTGGCCATGTTCACTGCGGTAGGCGACCAAGCCGCCTGCGCCGAGGTGTATGTCGAACTTGGCCGGGTGGCCCAGCAGCAACTCGACCTCACCGGAGCGCAGGCGCTGTACGAACACAGCCTGGCCCTGCGGCAAAAAGTCGGGGAAGTGCGTGGCCAGGCCGAGAGTTGGCTGCGGCTCGGTGAACTGCTGGGCCGCCTCAGACAAACCGACGCGGCCTTAAATGCCCTGCACGAAGCGCGTACCTTCGCAGCACAAAGCCAAGCCCGCACCGAACTGTGCGCCGCCGATTTGGCGCTGTGTCAGATGTACCGTCAGGCCGGGCAACACCGCGAAGCGCTGCATCACCTCGAGCAACACCTTCAAACCAAAGAAGTGCTGTTCAACGACGCCTCGGATCAGCGGCTGCAACGCCTGCGGCTAGAGTTCGACGTTGAACAAGCTGGGCATGAACGCGACCTTGCTGAGCGGCTCAGCGCCGATCTTCAGCAACTCAACTTGGAATTGGAGCGCACCAACAACAAACTGGAAGCCGCACATCAGCAAACCTCGCTGCTCTTGGCGCAAGTCGAGCACCAGGCCAATGAAGACGCCCTGACGGGACTGGCCAACCGCCGCGCTTTTGACGCGGCCACCGAGCGGCTGCAAAACGATTTGCTGGCCCGTTACGGGGGTGAGGAATTTGTCATTTTGATGCAGGGTGCAGACGCTGCGACCACCCAGGCCGTCTGCGAGCGTCTGCGCCGAAGCATCGAGGATTACCCTTGGGCCGCTGTGCGAACAGGCCTGCGCGTCACCCTGAGCTTGGGTGCGGCCACCGCTCACCTTGACGGTTCCCCCGAAGGACTGATCCAGGCCGCCGACGAAGCGCTGTATGAAGCCAAGCACGCCGGGCGCAACCGAATCCGCCTGCACTCGCCAGGAAACACCGAGCGGCGTCTATACAGACAGTCGATCAAAAATAAAGACTTAGGTTGA
- a CDS encoding LacI family DNA-binding transcriptional regulator, which produces MTTLRYTIDDIARAAGVSKGTVSRVINGHQTVALRTRHHVQAVMDQFGYAPDPAARQLSWRKGQTLGLSFGRHDPLLSPYHVLFTRALEARTAPQGVQLVNLKHDLASLRSLPNAALVLNNSQDGDERLTLLAELGVPAVLIGHHPASFWVAPDDIGGSRLATEQLTKAGHRALVYLGGGPSQVAQDRESGFLQAAVAAGAQTLTLEADFTLLGGYRAVRRAWESGVRFTGLFAQSDESAVGAVAALEDMGLTVPRDVSVVGFDGLPELALPIKLTTVSQDIERIAECALELMREAVEGLPARGQHIPVRLKLGATVAAPPSSSSVP; this is translated from the coding sequence ATGACCACACTGCGCTACACCATCGATGACATTGCCCGCGCCGCTGGCGTCAGCAAGGGTACGGTCAGCCGCGTCATCAATGGACACCAGACGGTGGCGCTCAGGACGCGGCACCATGTTCAGGCCGTGATGGATCAGTTCGGCTACGCTCCCGATCCGGCAGCGCGGCAGTTGTCTTGGCGCAAGGGGCAGACTCTGGGGCTGTCGTTTGGCCGCCATGATCCGCTGCTCTCGCCCTACCACGTGCTGTTTACCCGCGCCCTAGAAGCCCGCACCGCGCCGCAGGGCGTGCAGTTGGTCAATCTCAAGCACGACTTGGCCAGTCTGCGTTCGTTGCCCAACGCGGCGTTGGTGCTCAACAACTCCCAAGACGGCGACGAGCGGCTGACGCTACTGGCTGAATTGGGCGTTCCGGCGGTGCTGATCGGCCACCACCCCGCTTCGTTTTGGGTAGCTCCCGACGACATCGGCGGTTCACGGCTGGCCACCGAGCAGCTCACCAAAGCCGGACACCGCGCCTTGGTTTACCTCGGCGGCGGCCCCTCGCAGGTCGCCCAAGACCGTGAGAGCGGCTTTTTGCAGGCGGCTGTGGCCGCAGGAGCGCAGACGCTGACCTTAGAGGCTGATTTCACCTTGCTGGGCGGCTACCGGGCGGTGCGGCGGGCGTGGGAAAGTGGCGTTCGCTTCACCGGTCTGTTTGCCCAGAGCGACGAAAGCGCGGTGGGCGCGGTGGCTGCCCTCGAAGATATGGGCCTCACGGTGCCGCGTGACGTGTCGGTGGTGGGCTTTGACGGCCTACCGGAATTGGCACTGCCGATCAAGCTGACCACCGTGTCGCAAGACATTGAGCGCATCGCTGAATGCGCCCTAGAGCTGATGCGCGAAGCGGTGGAGGGCCTGCCGGCACGCGGACAGCACATTCCGGTGCGTCTCAAACTGGGCGCAACGGTGGCTGCGCCGCCCAGTTCAAGCTCAGTCCCCTGA
- a CDS encoding extracellular solute-binding protein: MRNKMMLGLMLLAAAATTQAAAQTTIKINGYAGQDPAIVGDLINRFVKPALAKDKINVTYEPLQGDYNQQLTTLLAAGNAGDVFYLPAETLDGFVATGKILPLNGVVATGPYINSLNAAFTRNGKTYAIAKDFNTLAVEYNKAVFDEAKVAYPDNTDTWSSLQTKLTNVKKALGNDYYGICLAPDYARMGQFAFAAGWKPFDSKGKTNLLDPAFVRAFNYFTGLAKNKVGVQPSEISQSWSGGCLGTGKVAAAIEGNWIVGFLKDNAPNLKYGTALIPKDDKTGKRGNFVYTVGWAINSGTKNKAAAVKVLNILTSPQVQQYVLEQGLAIPSRTSLQSNAFLKKTDAGAANSKAVFDGATDGTVRPYYFGVQGPDWIKPINTALAAVLSGQKSSADALKQAQSEMNTFQSR, encoded by the coding sequence ATGCGTAACAAAATGATGCTCGGCCTGATGCTTCTCGCGGCGGCGGCCACCACCCAAGCTGCCGCTCAAACCACCATCAAGATCAACGGCTACGCGGGCCAAGACCCCGCCATCGTGGGCGACTTGATCAACCGCTTTGTCAAGCCAGCGCTGGCCAAAGACAAGATCAACGTGACCTACGAGCCGCTGCAGGGCGACTACAACCAGCAGCTCACCACTTTGCTGGCGGCGGGCAATGCGGGCGACGTGTTTTATCTGCCTGCCGAAACGTTAGACGGTTTCGTGGCCACCGGCAAAATCTTGCCGCTCAACGGTGTAGTGGCTACTGGCCCCTACATCAACAGCCTCAACGCCGCCTTCACCCGGAACGGCAAAACCTACGCTATTGCCAAAGACTTCAACACCCTCGCCGTCGAGTACAACAAAGCGGTGTTCGACGAAGCCAAAGTGGCTTACCCCGACAACACCGACACTTGGAGCAGCCTGCAAACCAAGCTGACCAACGTCAAAAAAGCGCTGGGGAACGATTACTACGGCATCTGCTTGGCTCCCGATTATGCCCGGATGGGTCAGTTCGCCTTCGCGGCGGGCTGGAAACCCTTTGACTCCAAAGGCAAAACCAACTTGCTCGATCCGGCGTTCGTGCGGGCCTTCAACTACTTCACGGGTCTGGCCAAAAACAAAGTCGGCGTGCAGCCTTCCGAGATCTCGCAGAGCTGGTCGGGTGGCTGCCTCGGCACCGGCAAAGTGGCTGCGGCCATCGAGGGCAACTGGATTGTCGGCTTCCTCAAGGACAACGCGCCCAACCTCAAGTACGGCACCGCGCTGATTCCCAAAGACGACAAGACCGGCAAGCGCGGCAACTTCGTCTATACCGTGGGCTGGGCCATCAATTCCGGCACCAAGAACAAAGCCGCCGCCGTCAAGGTGCTGAACATCCTCACCAGCCCGCAGGTGCAGCAGTACGTGCTGGAGCAGGGCCTGGCCATTCCCAGCCGCACCTCGCTGCAAAGTAACGCTTTCCTCAAAAAGACCGATGCAGGCGCGGCCAACAGCAAGGCCGTGTTTGACGGTGCAACCGACGGCACGGTGCGTCCTTACTACTTCGGCGTTCAGGGCCCCGATTGGATCAAGCCGATCAACACTGCGCTGGCCGCCGTGCTGAGTGGGCAAAAAAGCAGTGCCGACGCGCTCAAGCAGGCCCAAAGCGAAATGAACACTTTCCAAAGCCGCTAA
- a CDS encoding carbohydrate ABC transporter permease yields the protein MFKKNQSTATAYLFLAPFLISTLVFFVYAFGRAIYYSFTDFNLFNVPHLIGLKPYADVLNDVLFRRALANTLIFAVTVTTLQTILSLLMAVALNNKIRGMGFFRSAWYMPSITSSVVITLIFLWLFQRRGVANYVITQFQMYQPFILAFVGILVVAQIAQVLFERSRQLPAGWFDPALAAISALLAIAAIVVLSFTGVLQVREVPAFDFQYFADVWLSIGGVQVLSIPLLVIIIQNTFTTIPTLMLFFLAGLQNIPGSLYEAADIDGATPFEKLMNVTVPMLRPVTFYVITVGLIGTMQMFDQVAVIGDAAPQSTLITLAYYVYINTFKAGTAPVNMAAAGAIILAMIILVMVFIQRKFFPSEASV from the coding sequence ATGTTTAAGAAGAATCAGTCTACTGCCACCGCGTATCTGTTTCTCGCTCCTTTCCTGATCTCCACGCTGGTTTTCTTTGTCTACGCTTTCGGGCGGGCCATTTATTACTCGTTTACCGATTTCAACTTGTTCAACGTGCCGCATCTGATCGGTCTGAAGCCTTACGCGGACGTTCTCAATGATGTCCTCTTTCGGCGGGCGCTGGCCAACACCCTGATTTTTGCTGTTACCGTGACCACCCTGCAAACCATTTTGTCTCTCTTGATGGCAGTGGCCCTCAACAATAAGATTCGCGGCATGGGCTTTTTTCGCTCGGCTTGGTATATGCCCAGCATCACCAGTTCTGTCGTGATCACTTTGATTTTTTTGTGGCTGTTTCAGCGGCGCGGAGTGGCCAACTACGTCATCACCCAGTTTCAGATGTATCAGCCGTTTATTCTGGCTTTTGTAGGAATCTTGGTTGTTGCCCAAATTGCCCAAGTGTTGTTTGAGCGCTCACGTCAATTGCCTGCCGGTTGGTTTGACCCGGCTTTGGCGGCCATCAGCGCTCTCCTTGCGATTGCCGCGATTGTGGTGCTGAGTTTTACTGGCGTGCTGCAAGTCCGCGAAGTGCCTGCTTTCGATTTCCAGTACTTTGCTGATGTGTGGCTAAGTATCGGCGGCGTTCAGGTTCTCAGCATTCCGCTGCTGGTCATCATCATTCAAAACACCTTCACGACTATTCCCACTTTGATGCTCTTTTTCTTGGCGGGCCTGCAAAATATTCCCGGCTCTCTTTACGAAGCGGCGGATATCGACGGCGCGACTCCTTTTGAAAAACTGATGAACGTCACCGTGCCGATGCTGCGCCCCGTGACTTTTTATGTGATTACCGTAGGCCTCATCGGTACCATGCAGATGTTTGACCAAGTGGCGGTCATCGGTGACGCCGCGCCGCAGTCCACTTTGATTACTTTGGCGTATTACGTCTATATCAACACCTTTAAAGCCGGAACCGCACCCGTCAATATGGCAGCGGCGGGCGCGATCATTCTGGCCATGATTATTTTGGTGATGGTCTTTATTCAGCGTAAGTTCTTTCCTTCCGAGGCCAGCGTATGA
- a CDS encoding carbohydrate ABC transporter permease → MTALSARQPAKAGKGEEWLARRRWAKAGWLYLFMIVMSFFFLGPFLMGLLSSLKDNPNEYPPRLIIPQVTPEFIGKAYSLGVQGGGDGWNGGLKPGRSLTFDVTVAVPKDAPQTPPTIFLFPYQPTSLVALARQAQAKDYSTVKTEKTGETGDQRTYKVSIDYPALTQQTGEVVRAKLGVPTDKLTAILANGKAVDVTLDTPQAQAKQYDLNETQQVELIKSGEKYYLRGPVFERTPLEVDVERGQSIVASTLPPSDKQNFDRSFAYRNVTPGVLGYTFNNYRRAFNETTDPRSGISLFMRWVLNTFLYAFLRVVSAIVFCSLAGYALARLDFPGKNLIFLLGVLFVQMVPSQVNLVSNYVLLKQLGLLNLWGLWLNGLVAAGGVFLMKQFFEGMPKELEESASIDGAGPFTTFWKVMLPQAGPALIALSITQFQGAWNDFFWPLVLLRNQVNFVLTVGLSNFRSAYGGQGDYGLILAGAVLSAIPVIIVFVIFQRYFVDTGSDSAVKG, encoded by the coding sequence ATGACCGCACTTTCTGCGCGGCAGCCTGCAAAGGCGGGCAAGGGCGAGGAATGGCTGGCGCGTCGGCGCTGGGCCAAAGCCGGGTGGCTTTACCTGTTCATGATCGTGATGAGTTTTTTCTTTCTGGGGCCGTTTTTGATGGGCTTACTGAGCAGCCTCAAAGACAATCCCAACGAATACCCGCCGCGATTGATCATTCCGCAAGTCACCCCGGAGTTTATCGGCAAGGCCTACAGCCTCGGCGTGCAGGGCGGCGGCGACGGCTGGAACGGCGGCCTCAAACCGGGGCGCAGCCTGACCTTCGACGTGACGGTGGCCGTTCCCAAAGATGCGCCGCAAACCCCGCCGACCATCTTCTTGTTTCCGTATCAGCCGACCAGTTTGGTGGCGCTGGCCCGTCAGGCGCAGGCCAAAGACTACAGCACCGTCAAGACCGAAAAAACGGGAGAAACGGGCGACCAGCGCACTTACAAAGTCAGCATTGACTACCCGGCGCTGACCCAGCAGACTGGCGAGGTCGTGCGGGCCAAACTGGGCGTGCCCACCGACAAGCTCACGGCTATTTTGGCAAACGGCAAAGCGGTGGATGTGACGCTCGACACGCCGCAGGCGCAGGCCAAGCAGTACGACCTCAACGAAACACAACAAGTCGAACTGATCAAGTCTGGCGAGAAGTATTATCTGCGCGGCCCGGTCTTCGAACGCACCCCCCTCGAAGTGGACGTGGAGCGCGGCCAGAGCATCGTGGCCAGCACTCTGCCGCCCAGTGACAAGCAGAATTTTGACCGCAGTTTCGCTTACCGCAACGTCACGCCCGGCGTGCTCGGCTACACCTTCAACAACTACCGCCGCGCCTTCAACGAAACCACCGATCCGCGCAGCGGCATCAGCTTGTTTATGCGCTGGGTGCTCAACACCTTCCTGTACGCTTTTTTGCGGGTGGTGTCGGCCATCGTCTTTTGCTCGTTGGCCGGTTACGCACTGGCCCGCTTGGACTTTCCCGGCAAAAACCTGATCTTTTTGCTGGGCGTGCTGTTTGTGCAGATGGTGCCGAGTCAAGTCAACTTGGTCAGCAATTATGTGCTGCTCAAGCAACTCGGGCTGCTCAACTTGTGGGGGCTGTGGCTCAACGGCTTGGTGGCCGCTGGCGGCGTCTTCTTGATGAAGCAGTTTTTTGAGGGAATGCCCAAAGAGCTGGAAGAATCGGCCAGCATCGACGGTGCGGGGCCGTTCACCACCTTTTGGAAAGTGATGTTGCCGCAAGCTGGCCCGGCGCTGATCGCGCTTTCCATCACCCAGTTTCAGGGCGCTTGGAACGACTTTTTCTGGCCGCTGGTGCTGCTCAGAAATCAGGTCAACTTCGTGCTGACAGTCGGCTTGTCGAACTTCCGCTCGGCCTACGGTGGGCAGGGCGATTACGGCCTGATTCTGGCCGGCGCGGTGCTGAGCGCCATTCCAGTGATTATCGTCTTCGTGATTTTCCAGCGCTATTTTGTGGACACTGGATCTGACAGCGCCGTCAAAGGCTAA